The following coding sequences lie in one Cupriavidus sp. WKF15 genomic window:
- a CDS encoding methylglyoxal synthase encodes MTRPRIALIAHDHKKDDIVAFATRHREFLAQCELLATGTTGGRLIDEVGLDVTRMLSGPWGGDLQIGAQLAEGRVRAVIFLRDPMTPQPHEPDINALVRACDVHNVPCATNVATADLLIAELCRIEAKG; translated from the coding sequence ATGACCCGCCCACGTATTGCCCTGATTGCACACGACCACAAGAAGGACGACATCGTTGCCTTTGCCACACGGCATCGCGAATTCCTTGCGCAGTGCGAGCTGCTCGCGACCGGTACCACCGGTGGCCGGCTGATCGATGAAGTCGGGCTCGATGTGACGCGAATGCTGTCCGGGCCCTGGGGCGGTGACCTGCAGATTGGCGCCCAGCTTGCGGAAGGGCGAGTGCGCGCCGTGATCTTCCTGCGCGACCCGATGACGCCGCAGCCGCACGAGCCGGATATCAACGCGCTCGTGCGCGCGTGCGACGTGCATAACGTGCCGTGCGCGACCAACGTCGCCACGGCGGACCTGCTGATCGCCGAGCTGTGCCGCATCGAGGCGAAAGG
- a CDS encoding SDR family oxidoreductase, translating into MDLGLRGKHALVCGASKGLGFACADALAAEGVDVVIVARGAEALEKAAADLRARHGRRVIAVATDITKPEGRKAALDAVAKLGDLDILVNNAGGPPPGNFRDWDRDAWLAALDANMLTPIELIKATVDGMIARKWGRIINITSGAVKAPIDILGLSNGARSGLTGFIAGLAREVAQHGVTVNNLLPGPFNTDRLAKTMEGAAQKANLSIEEIAQRRAAQNPSRRFGDPAEFGATCAFLCSRQAAYITAQNILLDGGAYPGTF; encoded by the coding sequence ATGGATCTGGGACTGCGTGGCAAGCATGCACTGGTGTGCGGCGCGAGCAAGGGCCTGGGCTTCGCCTGCGCGGACGCGCTGGCCGCCGAAGGCGTGGACGTGGTGATCGTTGCGCGCGGCGCCGAGGCGCTGGAGAAGGCCGCGGCCGACCTGCGCGCGCGCCATGGCCGCCGCGTGATCGCGGTGGCCACCGACATCACGAAGCCGGAAGGCCGCAAGGCCGCGCTCGATGCCGTGGCCAAGCTGGGCGATCTCGACATCCTGGTCAACAACGCCGGCGGCCCGCCGCCGGGCAATTTCCGCGACTGGGACCGCGACGCGTGGCTGGCGGCGCTGGACGCCAACATGCTGACCCCGATCGAACTGATCAAGGCCACGGTCGACGGCATGATCGCGCGCAAGTGGGGCCGCATCATCAACATCACGAGCGGTGCGGTGAAGGCCCCGATCGACATCCTGGGCCTGTCCAACGGCGCGCGCTCGGGCCTGACCGGCTTCATCGCCGGGCTGGCGCGCGAAGTGGCGCAGCACGGCGTGACAGTGAACAACCTGCTGCCGGGGCCGTTCAACACCGATCGCCTGGCCAAGACCATGGAAGGCGCGGCACAGAAGGCCAACCTGAGCATCGAAGAAATCGCGCAACGCCGCGCCGCGCAGAACCCTTCGCGCCGCTTCGGCGACCCGGCCGAGTTCGGCGCCACCTGCGCCTTCCTGTGCAGCCGCCAGGCCGCGTACATCACGGCGCAGAACATCCTGCTCGACGGCGGCGCCTACCCCGGCACGTTCTGA
- a CDS encoding MarR family winged helix-turn-helix transcriptional regulator encodes MPSSSDQPAAKTDPGYDFTEQVGHLLRRAYQRHVAIFQQTIPDSQLTAAQFVVLCAVRDRQPCSLNEVVRATAIDQATVRGIIERLKARELIAVSHDPNDRRKVVVTVTEAGLALIDETVPFAKQISEQTFGNLNPAERVAVTYLLRKMSEIDESNGGN; translated from the coding sequence GTGCCCTCCTCCTCCGACCAGCCCGCCGCCAAGACCGACCCCGGCTACGATTTCACCGAACAGGTGGGCCACCTGCTGCGCCGCGCGTACCAGCGCCACGTGGCCATCTTCCAGCAGACCATTCCCGATTCGCAGCTCACGGCCGCGCAATTCGTGGTGCTGTGCGCGGTCAGGGACCGGCAACCGTGCTCGCTCAATGAAGTGGTGCGCGCCACGGCGATCGACCAGGCCACGGTGCGCGGCATCATCGAGCGGCTCAAGGCACGCGAGCTGATTGCGGTATCGCACGATCCGAATGACCGGCGCAAGGTGGTGGTGACGGTGACGGAGGCCGGGCTGGCGCTGATCGACGAGACGGTGCCGTTCGCGAAGCAGATTTCCGAACAGACGTTTGGCAACCTGAACCCGGCCGAGCGCGTGGCGGTAACTTACCTGCTACGCAAGATGAGCGAGATCGACGAATCAAACGGCGGGAACTGA
- a CDS encoding tripartite tricarboxylate transporter substrate binding protein, whose amino-acid sequence MPQRPALRRRATLIALTLGATTAATLGALPLAAAAADTFPAKPIRFVVPYAAGGTTDLVARTVGQRVAEKLGQPVVIENRPGAGGNIGMDAVAKAAPDGYTIGFGAISTNALNPHVYKQVPFDPRKDFTAISLLGTSTIVLEVSPSLPVKTVPELIAYAKAHSGLTYATAGTGTSMHLAGAMFSQMTHTGLTHVPYKGSSPAINDMLGGHIAVMFDNLPASLPHIQAGKLRALAVAGKSRSPSLPDVPTLAEAGLPGYAVEPWFGVYGPANLPAPVVQALNAAFVEALGRADVREKLTQAGFNPKGSSATELQTLTLQEYERFGKVAKSAAITVD is encoded by the coding sequence ATGCCGCAACGCCCTGCCCTTCGCCGCCGCGCCACGCTGATCGCCCTGACGCTAGGTGCCACCACGGCCGCCACGCTCGGCGCCCTGCCGCTGGCCGCCGCCGCGGCCGACACGTTCCCGGCCAAGCCGATCCGCTTCGTCGTCCCGTACGCCGCCGGCGGCACCACGGATCTCGTCGCGCGTACCGTCGGCCAGCGCGTGGCCGAGAAACTGGGCCAGCCCGTGGTCATCGAAAACCGGCCCGGCGCCGGCGGCAACATCGGCATGGACGCCGTGGCCAAGGCCGCGCCCGATGGCTACACCATCGGCTTCGGTGCGATCTCCACCAATGCGCTGAATCCGCATGTCTACAAGCAGGTGCCGTTCGACCCGCGCAAGGACTTCACCGCCATCAGCCTGCTTGGCACCTCGACCATCGTGCTTGAGGTGAGCCCGTCGCTGCCGGTGAAGACCGTGCCGGAACTGATTGCCTATGCCAAGGCACATTCCGGGCTGACGTACGCGACCGCGGGCACCGGCACGTCGATGCATCTGGCCGGCGCGATGTTCTCGCAGATGACGCATACCGGCCTGACGCACGTGCCGTACAAGGGCAGCAGCCCGGCCATCAACGACATGCTCGGCGGGCATATCGCCGTGATGTTCGACAACCTGCCGGCCTCGCTGCCGCACATCCAGGCAGGCAAGCTGCGCGCGCTGGCCGTGGCCGGCAAGAGCCGCTCGCCGTCGCTGCCGGACGTGCCGACGCTGGCCGAGGCCGGCCTGCCGGGCTATGCGGTGGAGCCGTGGTTCGGCGTCTATGGCCCGGCCAACCTGCCCGCGCCCGTGGTGCAGGCACTCAATGCCGCTTTCGTCGAAGCGCTGGGCCGCGCGGACGTGCGCGAGAAGCTGACGCAGGCCGGCTTCAACCCGAAGGGCTCGAGCGCGACGGAGCTGCAGACGCTTACGCTGCAGGAGTACGAGCGCTTCGGCAAGGTAGCGAAGAGCGCGGCCATTACCGTCGATTAA
- a CDS encoding molybdopterin cofactor-binding domain-containing protein, translating to MTATILDSVPEAEASTPRAQRLALLQASGVLLVTRAPQAAARPAPGQPGAASDYVPALPDIFVAVRDTGEVLAFNGHVDLGTGIRTALAQIVAEELDVPLARVRMVLGHTEATPNQGPTIASASIQISAIPLRRAAAQTRAWLQTRAAQQLGVAPETLEADDGVFRVKGVQDGIGYGALVAGGHVELPLADDVPTKPVEAYRIVGRGAGRVDIPDKARGVLTFVHDVRVPGMLHGRVVRPPYAGRDAGDFVGTSLLEVDRDSVRDVPGLVDVIVQGDFVGVVAEREEYAVLAARRLRVRWKPVPPLPALDDPEPVLRANPATRRALLDDGEMPAANAGTTLARHYVWPYQMHGSIGPSCSVADWREDGLTVWSGTQNPHVLRIDLARLSGLGEDSIEIVRMEAAGCYGRNCADDVCADAVLLSRAVGRPVRVQLSREQEHLWEPKGAAQLMDVSATLGAGGELLGYDFVSRYPSNDAPTLALLLTGQVPNAPCMLEMGDRTAVPPYAYAGRRIGCDDTPAIVRASWLRGVSALPNTFAHECMIDELASEAGTDPVDFRLRHLPDERAADLLRAVAQAAGWQRGTQGSRGVPDADGKLRGRGVAYARYIHSRFPGFGAAWAAWILDVCVDADTGQIAVEKIVVGQDTGMMVNPNGVRHQIHGNVVQTLSRVLKEQVRFDGTGVASREWGGYPLLTFPEIPPIEVVLMPRQSEPPLGAGESASLPGAPAMANALFDAIGVRLRRPPFVPETVLAVLRSRRP from the coding sequence ATGACTGCGACAATCCTCGATTCCGTTCCCGAGGCGGAGGCCTCCACCCCGCGCGCGCAGCGCCTGGCGCTGCTGCAGGCCAGCGGCGTGCTGCTGGTAACGCGCGCCCCGCAGGCGGCGGCGCGTCCCGCGCCAGGCCAGCCGGGCGCCGCGTCGGACTATGTGCCGGCGCTGCCCGATATCTTCGTGGCCGTGCGCGATACCGGCGAGGTGCTCGCCTTCAACGGCCATGTCGACCTGGGCACCGGTATCCGCACCGCGCTGGCGCAGATCGTCGCCGAAGAGCTCGACGTGCCGCTCGCGCGCGTGCGCATGGTGCTTGGCCATACCGAGGCCACGCCCAACCAGGGCCCGACCATTGCCAGCGCGTCGATCCAGATTTCCGCCATCCCGCTGCGGCGCGCGGCCGCGCAGACGCGCGCATGGCTGCAGACGCGCGCGGCGCAGCAACTGGGCGTGGCGCCGGAAACGCTGGAGGCCGACGACGGCGTGTTTCGCGTAAAAGGCGTGCAGGACGGCATCGGCTACGGCGCCCTGGTGGCCGGCGGACATGTCGAGCTGCCGCTGGCCGACGACGTGCCGACCAAGCCGGTCGAGGCCTATCGCATTGTGGGCCGTGGCGCGGGCCGCGTGGATATCCCCGACAAGGCGCGCGGGGTGCTGACCTTCGTGCATGACGTGCGCGTGCCCGGCATGCTGCATGGCCGCGTGGTGCGCCCGCCGTACGCCGGCCGCGATGCCGGCGATTTCGTCGGGACCAGCCTGCTGGAAGTCGATCGCGATTCCGTGCGCGATGTGCCGGGACTGGTCGACGTCATCGTGCAAGGCGATTTCGTCGGCGTGGTCGCCGAGCGCGAGGAGTACGCGGTATTGGCGGCGCGGCGCCTGCGCGTGCGCTGGAAGCCGGTCCCGCCGCTGCCGGCGCTCGACGATCCCGAGCCTGTGTTGCGTGCCAATCCGGCCACGCGCCGCGCCTTGCTGGACGACGGCGAGATGCCGGCGGCCAATGCCGGCACTACGCTGGCACGCCACTATGTCTGGCCTTACCAGATGCACGGCTCCATCGGCCCGTCATGCAGTGTGGCGGACTGGCGCGAGGACGGCCTGACGGTATGGTCGGGCACACAGAACCCGCATGTACTGCGCATTGACCTGGCGCGGCTGTCCGGACTTGGCGAGGACAGCATCGAGATCGTGCGCATGGAGGCCGCAGGCTGCTACGGCCGCAATTGCGCCGATGATGTTTGCGCCGACGCCGTGCTCCTTTCGCGCGCGGTGGGCCGCCCGGTGCGCGTACAGCTCTCGCGCGAGCAGGAACACCTGTGGGAGCCCAAGGGTGCGGCGCAGCTGATGGACGTCAGCGCGACGCTTGGCGCCGGCGGCGAATTGCTCGGCTACGACTTCGTCAGCCGCTATCCGTCCAACGATGCGCCGACGCTGGCGCTGCTGTTGACCGGGCAGGTGCCCAATGCGCCGTGCATGCTCGAGATGGGCGACCGCACCGCGGTGCCGCCATACGCCTACGCGGGCCGCCGCATCGGCTGCGACGATACGCCCGCCATCGTGCGTGCATCGTGGCTGCGCGGGGTATCGGCACTGCCGAATACGTTCGCGCATGAATGCATGATTGACGAACTGGCGAGCGAGGCCGGCACGGACCCCGTGGACTTCCGCCTGCGCCACCTGCCGGACGAACGCGCCGCCGACCTGCTGCGCGCCGTCGCGCAAGCCGCGGGCTGGCAACGCGGGACACAGGGTTCACGCGGCGTACCGGATGCGGACGGCAAGCTGCGTGGCCGCGGCGTGGCCTACGCGCGCTATATCCACAGCCGCTTTCCGGGCTTCGGCGCGGCGTGGGCCGCATGGATCCTCGATGTTTGCGTCGATGCCGACACTGGCCAGATCGCCGTCGAAAAGATCGTCGTGGGCCAGGACACCGGCATGATGGTCAACCCCAACGGCGTACGCCACCAGATCCACGGCAACGTGGTGCAGACGCTGAGCCGCGTGCTCAAGGAGCAGGTGCGCTTTGACGGCACGGGCGTGGCCAGCCGGGAGTGGGGCGGCTATCCGCTGCTGACTTTCCCGGAGATTCCGCCGATCGAGGTGGTGCTGATGCCGCGGCAGTCGGAGCCACCTTTGGGCGCGGGCGAGTCGGCATCATTGCCGGGCGCGCCGGCGATGGCCAACGCATTGTTCGATGCGATCGGCGTGCGCTTGCGGCGGCCGCCGTTTGTGCCGGAGACGGTGCTGGCCGTTCTGCGTAGCCGTCGGCCCTAG
- a CDS encoding DMT family transporter → MPAALPLPQRSGLAIAAVGAVLFSAKAIVAKLMYRYSVDAVMVITLRMLFAVPLFMAIGWWQSRRLPALSWADRGRVVFLGFIGYYLSSFMDFLGLQYITAGLERLILFLTPSFVLLATALLFRRPIAARQWVSLLLAYLGIVLVFAHDLDVSGAQVWLGGALVLASALTYGIYLILSGELVQRIGSLRLVAYAMCVSTACCMLQYLALGRPVAELAQPAPVMWLSLVNAVFCTVLPVSMTMVAVARIGAPMASQAGMIGPVSTLFLAFWLLDEPVSGVQLAGSALVLGGMYLLSARKA, encoded by the coding sequence ATGCCCGCTGCGCTGCCGTTGCCGCAGCGTTCGGGGCTGGCTATCGCGGCCGTTGGCGCCGTGCTGTTCTCCGCCAAGGCCATTGTCGCCAAATTGATGTACCGCTACAGCGTCGACGCCGTCATGGTGATCACGCTGCGCATGCTGTTCGCCGTGCCGCTGTTCATGGCGATCGGCTGGTGGCAGTCGCGGCGCCTGCCGGCGCTGTCGTGGGCCGACCGTGGACGCGTGGTGTTCCTTGGCTTCATTGGCTACTACCTGTCGAGCTTCATGGATTTCCTGGGCCTGCAGTACATCACCGCGGGGCTGGAACGGCTGATCCTGTTCCTGACGCCGTCGTTCGTGCTGCTGGCCACGGCGCTGCTGTTCCGGCGCCCGATTGCCGCGCGGCAGTGGGTGTCGCTGCTGCTGGCCTACCTCGGCATCGTGCTGGTGTTCGCCCATGACCTCGATGTCAGCGGCGCGCAGGTCTGGCTTGGCGGCGCGCTGGTGCTGGCCAGTGCCTTGACGTATGGTATCTACCTGATCCTGAGCGGCGAGCTGGTGCAGCGCATCGGCTCGCTGCGGCTGGTGGCGTATGCGATGTGCGTGTCCACCGCATGCTGCATGCTGCAGTACCTGGCGCTGGGCCGGCCTGTAGCCGAGCTCGCGCAGCCGGCGCCGGTGATGTGGCTGTCACTCGTCAATGCGGTGTTCTGCACGGTGCTGCCCGTCTCGATGACGATGGTGGCCGTGGCCCGCATCGGCGCGCCGATGGCCTCGCAGGCGGGCATGATCGGCCCGGTATCGACGCTGTTCCTGGCCTTCTGGCTGCTCGACGAACCGGTCAGCGGCGTGCAGCTGGCGGGCAGCGCGCTGGTGCTGGGCGGGATGTACCTGTTGTCGGCGCGCAAGGCATGA